A window of Citrus sinensis cultivar Valencia sweet orange chromosome 7, DVS_A1.0, whole genome shotgun sequence contains these coding sequences:
- the LOC112497549 gene encoding tyrosine decarboxylase 1-like: protein MGSFGLSANNITHGSSFSADLEPKSFSDESKAVIDFIADYYKNIEKYPVQSKVEPGYLSARLPDTAPHSPESLDDILKDVTDCILPGLTHWQSPNFFGYFQANASTAGFLGEMLCSGFNVVGFNWLASPVATELESIVMDWMGKMLKLPSSFLFSGTGGGVLHGSTCESLVCTLAAARDKALEKLGGGFDNITKLAVYASDQTHFALQKSAKLIGIPPANFRPLRTSFSTEFSLSPDTVRAAIEDDIKSGHVPLYLCATVGTTGAGAVDPIEELGKIANEYKLWLHIDAAYAGSACICPEYRHYLNGVELADSISLNPHKWFLTNMDCCCLWVKHPSFLVDSLSTESDIMRNRSPASNTSTNAAPVIDYKDWQIALSRRFKALKLWTVIRKHGYSGLMYHIRSDVSMAKRFAAMVAKDERFEIVVPRKFALVCFRLKPKRESEGSELNRELVDALNGSGRAFLTQAMLGGVYVIRCSIGTTLTQDRHVDDLWKLIQEKADRLLSLQEPEHASR from the coding sequence atgggaAGTTTCGGTCTCTCAGCAAATAATATTACACACGGCAGCAGCTTCTCAGCAGATTTAGAGCCAAAGAGCTTCTCTGACGAATCGAAAGCTGTTATCGATTTCATTGCTGATTATTACAAAAACATCGAGAAATACCCTGTTCAAAGCAAAGTAGAGCCTGGTTATTTGTCGGCTCGGTTGCCTGACACAGCCCCGCATTCCCcagagtcattggatgatattcTAAAAGATGTCACCGACTGCATCTTACCTGGCCTCACTCACTGGCAAAGCCCCAATTTCTTTGGTTATTTCCAAGCAAATGCAAGCACTGCTGGCTTTCTTGGTGAGATGCTTTGTTCAGGGTTCAACGTGGTTGGCTTCAACTGGCTCGCTTCTCCGGTAGCAACTGAACTCGAATCCATTGTGATGGATTGGATGGGGAAAATGCTCAAGCttccttcttcatttttgttttccgGAACAGGTGGTGGTGTCCTGCACGGAAGCACTTGTGAATCCCTCGTTTGCACTCTGGCAGCTGCAAGAGACAAAGCATTGGAAAAACTTGGAGGAGGCTTTGACAACATTACTAAGTTGGCTGTTTATGCCTCCGATCAAACACATTTCGCTCTTCAGAAATCTGCCAAATTAATTGGTATCCCTCCAGCAAATTTTCGGCCTCTCCGCACATCATTTTCAACTGAGTTTTCGCTGTCACCAGATACGGTTCGTGCTGCTATCGAAGACGATATCAAATCTGGCCATGTTCCACTTTACTTATGTGCTACTGTTGGGACAACCGGTGCAGGAGCGGTGGATCCCATTGAGGAGCTCGGAAAAATTGCAAACGAATACAAACTGTGGCTCCATATCGATGCTGCTTACGCTGGTAGCGCTTGCATTTGCCCTGAATACAGGCATTACTTGAATGGAGTTGAACTTGCTGATTCAATCAGCTTGAATCCGCATAAATGGTTCCTCACTAACATGGACTGCTGTTGTTTGTGGGTCAAGCATCCTAGTTTCCTAGTGGATTCATTATCCACTGAATCAGATATTATGAGAAACCGATCACCAGCTAGCAATACTAGTACTAACGCTGCGCCTGTTATCGACTATAAAGATTGGCAAATCGCTCTTAGCAGGAGATTCAAAGCTTTGAAGCTATGGACTGTGATTCGCAAACATGGCTACTCTGGCCTTATGTATCACATTCGCAGCGATGTGAGCATGGCTAAGAGATTTGCGGCAATGGTCGCCAAAGACGAGAGGTTTGAGATAGTAGTGCCTAGAAAATTTGCACTGGTTTGCTTCAGGCTGAAACCGAAGCGAGAATCCGAGGGCTCAGAATTGAACCGTGAGCTGGTTGATGCTTTGAACGGAAGTGGAAGGGCTTTCTTGACACAAGCAATGTTGGGTGGTGTTTATGTTATACGCTGCTCCATCGGAACCACGCTCACTCAAGACCGTCATGTCGATGATTTATGGAAGCTCATTCAGGAAAAGGCTGATCGGCTGTTGTCATTGCAGGAGCCGGAGCATGCAAGCCGCTAA